Proteins from one Streptosporangium becharense genomic window:
- a CDS encoding dihydroorotase yields MNDRTQNSAGGRGGFLIRGARLLGGEATDILVRDGVVAAIGRGLQAPGDAEVVEAAGLVALPGLVDLHTHLREPGREDAETVATGTRAAALGGYTAVHAMANTEPVADTAGVVEQVWRLGQEAGHCDVQPVGAVTVGLAGESLAELGAMADSAARVRVFSDDGKCVSDAVLMRRALEYVKAFDGVIAQHAQEPRLTVGAQMNEGAVSGRLGLTGWPAVAEEAVIARDCLLAAHVGSRLHVCHVSTAGSVEIIRWAKSKGWDVTAEVTPHHLLLTDDLVEDSPVGSYNPIYKVNPPLRTHADVQALREALADGTIDCVATDHAPHPVEDKETEWAAAAMGMIGLETALPVVQEAMVDTGLLDWAGVAERMSYAPARIGRLTGHGRPIEVGEPANITLYDPAVRAAVDPAGYASKSRNTPYEGRTLPGRVVATFLRGRPTVLDGKLA; encoded by the coding sequence GCGTCGTCGCCGCGATCGGGCGGGGGCTCCAGGCCCCCGGGGACGCCGAGGTCGTCGAGGCGGCGGGCCTGGTGGCCCTGCCCGGCCTGGTCGACCTCCACACCCACCTGCGCGAGCCCGGCCGGGAGGACGCCGAGACCGTCGCCACCGGCACCCGCGCCGCCGCCCTCGGCGGCTACACCGCCGTGCACGCCATGGCCAACACCGAGCCGGTCGCCGACACCGCCGGCGTCGTCGAGCAGGTCTGGCGCCTGGGCCAGGAGGCCGGTCACTGCGACGTGCAGCCCGTCGGCGCCGTCACCGTGGGCCTCGCGGGCGAGAGCCTGGCCGAGCTCGGCGCGATGGCCGACTCCGCCGCCCGGGTCCGGGTCTTCTCCGACGACGGCAAGTGCGTCTCCGACGCGGTGCTCATGCGCCGGGCGCTGGAGTACGTCAAGGCGTTCGACGGTGTCATCGCCCAGCACGCCCAGGAGCCCCGCCTGACCGTGGGTGCGCAGATGAACGAGGGGGCGGTCTCCGGCAGGCTGGGCCTGACCGGCTGGCCCGCGGTCGCCGAGGAGGCGGTCATCGCCCGCGACTGCCTGCTCGCCGCGCACGTCGGCTCGCGCCTGCACGTCTGCCACGTCTCCACGGCGGGCTCGGTCGAGATCATCCGCTGGGCCAAGTCCAAGGGCTGGGACGTCACCGCCGAGGTGACCCCGCACCACCTGCTCCTGACCGATGACCTGGTGGAGGACTCCCCGGTCGGCTCCTACAACCCGATCTACAAGGTCAACCCGCCGCTGCGCACCCACGCCGACGTTCAGGCGTTGCGCGAGGCCCTGGCCGACGGCACGATCGACTGCGTGGCCACCGACCACGCCCCGCACCCGGTCGAGGACAAGGAGACCGAGTGGGCCGCCGCGGCCATGGGCATGATCGGCCTGGAGACCGCGCTGCCGGTCGTGCAGGAGGCGATGGTCGACACCGGACTGCTCGACTGGGCGGGTGTCGCCGAGCGCATGTCGTACGCCCCGGCCAGGATCGGCAGGCTCACCGGGCACGGGCGGCCGATCGAGGTGGGCGAACCGGCCAACATCACCCTGTACGACCCGGCCGTGCGGGCCGCGGTCGACCCGGCGGGCTACGCCTCCAAGAGCCGCAACACGCCGTACGAGGGCCGGACCCTGCCGGGCCGCGTGGTGGCGACCTTCCTGCGCGGCAGGCCGACCGTCCTCGACGGGAAGCTCGCGTGA
- the carA gene encoding glutamine-hydrolyzing carbamoyl-phosphate synthase small subunit, translating into MTAVLVLEDGRVFHGTPYGAEGETFGEMVFNTGMTGYQETLTDPSYHRQIVAMTAPHIGNTGVNDEDPESSRVWVAGYVVREPARVASSWRARRSLDEYLRDQGVVGIAIPGTRALTRHLRERGAMRAGVFSGGALAPVEELLERVRRSPAMEGADLAGEVSTPQPYVVPAIGEKKYTVAAVDLGIKAMTPHRMAERGCEVHVLPASSTAADILALDPDGVFFSNGPGDPAASSGPVEALRGVLDAGVPFFGICFGNQIFGRALGLGTYKLRYGHRGVNQPVQDRGTGRVEISAHNHGFAVQAPLEGAFDTPYGPAEVSHVNLNDGCVEGLRLLDRPAFSVQYHPEAAAGPHDSAGLFDHFCALMERTRATAGAVSTTDSGAGDEPGTTASTEGSKGA; encoded by the coding sequence GTGACCGCAGTGCTAGTGCTGGAAGACGGCCGCGTCTTCCACGGGACCCCTTACGGCGCCGAGGGCGAGACCTTCGGCGAGATGGTCTTCAACACGGGGATGACCGGCTACCAGGAGACGCTGACCGACCCCTCCTACCACCGGCAGATCGTCGCGATGACCGCGCCGCACATCGGCAACACCGGGGTCAACGACGAGGACCCCGAGTCCTCGCGCGTCTGGGTCGCCGGCTACGTGGTGCGCGAGCCCGCCCGGGTCGCCTCCAGCTGGCGGGCCAGGCGCTCCCTGGACGAATACCTCAGGGACCAGGGCGTGGTCGGCATCGCCATCCCCGGCACCCGGGCCCTCACCCGCCACCTGCGCGAGCGCGGCGCCATGCGGGCCGGCGTCTTCTCCGGCGGGGCGCTCGCCCCCGTCGAGGAACTGCTGGAGCGCGTCCGGCGCAGCCCCGCGATGGAGGGCGCCGACCTGGCCGGCGAGGTCTCCACCCCGCAGCCGTACGTCGTGCCCGCCATCGGGGAGAAGAAGTACACCGTGGCGGCCGTCGACCTCGGCATCAAGGCCATGACCCCGCACCGGATGGCCGAGCGCGGTTGCGAGGTGCACGTCCTGCCGGCGTCGAGCACCGCCGCCGACATCCTGGCGCTCGACCCGGACGGCGTCTTCTTCTCCAACGGCCCCGGCGACCCCGCCGCCTCCTCCGGACCGGTCGAGGCGCTGCGCGGGGTCCTCGACGCCGGTGTGCCGTTCTTCGGCATCTGCTTCGGCAACCAGATCTTCGGCCGGGCCCTCGGCCTGGGCACCTACAAGCTCCGTTACGGCCACCGCGGCGTCAACCAGCCCGTCCAGGACCGCGGCACCGGCCGGGTCGAGATCTCCGCGCACAACCACGGCTTCGCCGTCCAGGCGCCGCTGGAGGGGGCGTTCGACACCCCGTACGGGCCGGCCGAGGTCAGCCACGTCAACCTCAACGACGGCTGCGTCGAGGGTCTGCGGCTGCTCGACCGCCCTGCCTTCAGCGTCCAGTACCACCCCGAGGCCGCAGCCGGCCCGCACGACTCCGCCGGGCTGTTCGACCACTTCTGCGCGCTGATGGAGCGGACGCGGGCGACGGCCGGCGCAGTGAGCACGACCGACAGCGGAGCCGGCGACGAGCCGGGCACGACCGCGAGCACGGAGGGAAGCAAGGGTGCCTAA